A genomic stretch from Limnobacter thiooxidans includes:
- a CDS encoding alpha/beta hydrolase, with protein MADTKAQSGENQPDVDWLESQYNVRSYLPDHPKTFARWAEQSRYARFDLDGYWNQYFGESEAETVDVIPGKPGKPLLIFIHGGYWRSLDKFDFTYLAKPYVARGYSVALLNYGLIPRVTIEDSVRQTLRGIEWLYRQADRFGFDANQIVVCGHSAGGHLGVMSALAFWPLWASDLPQDLVKSVIAISGIYDLSPLVHTPFIQKDLKLNQKRTRMVSPALMPKPTIPVHLAFGTKETDAFKEQSAYLASHWGLNPPLQVNADHLSICDSIADPNSELFMLIQNQLLLPSH; from the coding sequence ATGGCCGACACAAAAGCCCAGAGTGGCGAGAACCAACCCGATGTGGATTGGCTCGAGAGCCAATACAACGTTCGCTCTTACCTGCCCGACCACCCCAAAACATTCGCTCGCTGGGCCGAACAGTCCCGCTACGCCCGTTTTGATCTGGACGGCTACTGGAATCAGTATTTCGGAGAGTCCGAAGCAGAAACCGTTGACGTAATTCCCGGGAAGCCCGGCAAGCCCCTGCTGATCTTCATTCATGGTGGCTACTGGCGCTCGCTCGACAAATTCGATTTCACCTACCTGGCCAAACCTTACGTGGCCCGGGGTTACTCGGTTGCCCTGTTGAATTACGGGTTGATCCCCCGTGTCACCATTGAGGACAGCGTGCGTCAAACCCTGCGGGGTATTGAGTGGCTGTATCGCCAGGCAGACCGGTTCGGCTTTGATGCCAACCAGATCGTGGTGTGCGGTCACTCAGCCGGCGGCCATTTGGGCGTGATGAGCGCCTTGGCATTCTGGCCTTTGTGGGCATCCGATCTTCCACAAGACCTGGTGAAGTCCGTGATTGCCATTTCCGGCATTTACGACCTAAGCCCCTTGGTGCACACACCGTTTATCCAGAAAGACCTGAAACTGAACCAGAAGCGCACCCGCATGGTGAGCCCGGCCCTCATGCCCAAGCCCACCATTCCGGTTCACCTGGCTTTTGGAACCAAGGAAACAGACGCGTTCAAGGAGCAGAGTGCTTACCTGGCTTCGCACTGGGGTCTGAACCCGCCTTTGCAAGTGAATGCGGATCACCTGAGCATTTGTGACAGCATTGCGGACCCCAACAGCGAGCTGTTCATGCTGATTCAAAACCAGTTGCTGCTGCCCTCGCATTAA